The DNA sequence ATCACGGGTGTCAGCAGCAATCCGAAGGCCGGGAAAAGTACTCCCGCCGCCACGGGGATGCCGATCACGTTGTAGATGAACGCCCAGAACAGGTTTTGCTTCATGGTCGCCATCGTGCGGCGCGACAGCTCCACCGCGTGCGCAGCGGCCCGGAGGTCGCCGCGCATCAACACCACGTCGGCCGCCTCGGCCGCGATGTCCGTGCCCGTGCCGATCGCCATGCCGACATCGGCCTGCGCCAGCGCCGGTGCGTCGTTGATGCCGTCGCCGACCATGGCGACGACCTTGCCCTCGGCCTGCAGCCGCTTCACCTCAGCCACCTTACCCTCGGGCAGGACGCTGGCGACCACGCGCTCGATGCCCGCTTCCTTGGCGATGGCCTTGGCCGTGCGCTCGGTGTCGCCCGTGAGCATCACGACCTCGAGGCCCAACGCATGCATGCGCTGGATCGCCGTGCGCGACGTGTCCTTGATGGGATCGGCCACGGCCAGCAGGCCGGCGAGTGCGCCATCGCGCGCGACGAACATCGGCGTGCGCCCAGCGTCCGCTAGCCGCGCCGCATCGGCCTCGAGCGGCGTCACATCGATGGCATAGTCAGCCATCAGCGCGGCGTTGCCAACGGCCAACGCCGCACCATCGACGACGCCCGTCACGCCTTTGCCCGTGACGGAGGCAAAGCCCTCGGCGGTTCCCATGACCGCGCCACGCTCCTTGGCCGCGCGCACGATGGCATCGGCCAGCGGATGCTCCGACATCGCCTCGAGCGCAGCGACTTGCCCGAGCAACGGCTGCTCGTCGCCGGAGGTCACGGCGATCAAGTCCGTGACCGTGGGCTTGCCCTCGGTCACCGTGCCCGTCTTGTCGAGCACGATCGTCCGCACGTCGCCGGCGCGCTGCAGCGCCTCGCCGCCCTTGATGAGCACGCCAAGCTCGGCGCCCTTGCCCGTCGCGACCATCACGGCCGTCGGCACGGCGAGCCCCATCGCGCAGGGGCAGGCGATGATCAGTACCGTGACCGCCGCGGCGAAGCCCTTCACGAACGACGCGTCGCTCGCGACGATCGCCCACGTGGCGAAGGTCGCGATGGCGATCGAGATGACGATCGGCACGAACACGGACGAGATCCGGTCCGCCAACGCCTGGATCGGCGCCCGCGAGCCCTGCGCGTCGCGCATCAGCTTCACGATCTGCGCGAGCACCGACGCCTCGCCCAGCGTCGTCGCCTTGAGGCGGAACGCGCCCGTGCGGTTGATCGTCCCGCCGATCACCGTGTCGCCCGGCTTCTTCGCCACGGGCAGCGATTCGCCGGTGAGCATGGACTCATCCACCGCGCTTTCACCCTTGTGCACGACACCATCCACCGGGATGCGCTCGCCCGGCCGCACGACCACGAGGTCGCCTGCCACGACGTCCTCGATGGGGATGTCCTGCTCCACCAGGTTGCGCAGCACGCGCGCCGTCTTCGGCTGCAGCTGGACCAGTGCACGCAGCGCCGTAGCCGTGTTGCGCTTGGCGCGCGCCTCGAAGGCGTTTCCCGTGAGGATGAACGCGATGATGAGGATCACCGCCTCGTAGTAGACGTCGGCGCTCACGCCGCGCGAGAGGAAAAACCCCGGCGCGACCGTGGCGATCACGGAGTACAGGAAAGCCGCGCCCGTGCCCAGCGCCACCAGCGTGTTCATGTCCGCCGAGTGGTGCGTAAAGGCCTTCCACGCCCGCACGTAGAAGTGGCGCCCCGCCGTGGCCATCACGAGGGCCGTCACCACGAGCAGCGGCCAGGTGATCCACATCATCTGGTGCATCCATGGCATCACCGCCATCGCAAGCGCACCGACGACGCCGCTGGCAATCGCCTTCCACTTGAGTTCCTGGAACTCCTCGGCGGTCGCCTTGTCGCGCGCCTCCTGCTCCTCGAACGCGCTGCGCTCCGGCTTCGGCAGCTCGGCGCCGTAGCCGGTCTGCTCGATGGCCGACACCAACGCCGCCGGCTGCACCGCGGCTGGGTCGTAGGTGACCGTCGCGGTGCCCATCATCAGGTTCACCGACGCTTCGGTCACGCCCGGTTGCTTCTCGAGCGTCTTCTGTACGCGGGCCTGGCAGGCCGCGCAGGTCATCCCCGTCACGGGGATGCGGGCAATCGTGTGGTTAGCCATCGACGATGATGCTCCCGCGCAGCATCGACATGCCGCAGGTGAAGGGGAAGCGACCAGCCTCCGTCGGCTGGATCTCGATGACCGTGCGCTCGCCCGACGGCAGGAACTGCCGCACGTCGAACGCCGGGATCACGACCTCCTCCGAGCAGGACGACGTGTCCTTGCGGTCGAACACGAGGCGCACGCGTTCGCCCTTGCGGACCTGCACCACCGCCGGGCTGTAGCCGCCGTCGACGGTGATCACGACCTCCGCAGGGCCGCCCGACTCCGCGACCACCGCCGCCGCGGGCGACTGCCCCGCGACGAAGAACCACCAGTTCACCGCGGCGATCGCCAACACCGCCGCGAGTATGACCGTCCAGTCCGTCGCTGACATATCCACCTCCTACTGCGTCGAGCGGACGTCGTACCCAGCGTCACGCACCGCCTCGGCGATCGCGTCGACCGAGACCTGCGTCTCATCGAACGTCACCGTCGCCTTGCCGATGCGCAGGTCGTCGAGCGTCACGCCCGCCAGCCCGTCCATCGCCTGCTTCACCATCCGCAGGCAATGCCCGCAGGTCATCCCACCGATCTCCAGCGTCTTCGTCGTCATCGCCTGCTCCTGATTGAGTGTGAATATACCCCCTACGGGTATCAATTTGATATACCCCCACCCCCTATGTCAAGAGGCCCGGGCGCCCCCACGGCACCCGGACCTCTGGCCGCCGCAACCCGCGCGGCGGACTGACGGGGCTCCCGCGCCCCGATCCTGCGCCTAGCGCGTCAGCTCCTTCACCAGCGTCCGCAGCGCTTCCTGCCAGGCCAACGGCCGTCCCGGCAGATCGTCGCGCCGACCTGCGCGGAGCGCCGCGACGTCCTCGTCCGTAATCAGCGCCGTAAGCCCGAACCCGCTCGCGACAATGCCGGTGCGCTTGGCGACGATGCCCTCGGCGCCGATGCGCAGCGCCTTGCCGTCGCGGCCGACCAGCGCGCCCGTCAGCTGGATGACCTGCACGGGCTGCTCCAGCGACGTGAGCCACGGCAGTTCCTGCACGTGCTGGCTGCCCAGCTCGACGGACTTCTGCGCCGTGAGGCCGCGCTGGCGAATCAGGTACCCGCCCACTTTAATCGTGATCACGAGCGCATGCGAGACGTCGCTGTTCGCGGTCTCCTCGGCGAACCACGACACCCAGTCGGGCGACGGACGTCCGACCTCGAGCTTCATCTGGTTCAAGTTCGGATCCCGTCCCAGCACGCTGTCGCCGCGCGCGGCGCAGTCTTCACCGACGAGGTTCCCCTCGCGCAGGCAGCCGAAGCGCACATCGGGGGGCGTGCCGCGCATCGCCGGTCGCGCACCGGCGGCGCCTGCCTCCAACAGGCGGACGGGCACCGAGCCGTTGGCCGCCGTCAGCGAGTCGAGGTAGGCGTTCATCTCGGCGAGCAACGCGGCCATCGGCGAACCGGGCGCGCCGCTCGGATCGAAGACGTCGCCTTGGCCCTCGCGCTTCTGATACGCGATCGGCGCGACACCCACGCGGGTGCTGGGCGCGGCGACCGGGGTGCTGCGAACGCCCGCATACCACGGCGCACGCGAGAGCATTGCATCGCCGACGCCGCTGCCCAGCGTGGCTCCGGTCGTGGCGCAGGCGGTCGTCAGGGCGGCAAACGCCATCAACGTACACTGGCGCAACATGGGTGACTCCGTCAGAGTGGAAGTGACGGATCCACGATGGCGACGATCGCTTACGGGAGAGCCTGAACGCCCATGCTGAAGCTTCGCTCGTACTTCTCATGAACCCGGACGGCTTCACTACGTCGCTCACCGCGCGCGAGTGTCAGGAGCGGGACGCGCATGGCTGCTTCGTGCAAGGGACCCACCGTCGATCGGGACGCCGATCAAGCGGCGCTTAGTAGATTCCGCGCGTGCCTCCAAGCGCCGCCGAGCCCCCCTCCGCCAAAGACCGCCTCGCCGAGTGGCGCCGCTCGCGCCCGCGGACCCCGGCGCTCCAACGCCGCACCGTCCGTGCGCGCGGCCTCGACTTCGCCGTGCGCATGTCGCCGCCCGTCGCCGGCGAGGTCCCGCTCGTCGCCGTCAACGGCGGCATGATCTACGGCCACGAGCTGCTGTGGCCGACCTTCGCGCCCTTCGCCGAGTACCGACAGGTCATCCTCTACGACCAGCGCGGCCGCGGCGCGTCGGCCGCGCCGCCGGGCGCGCGGGCGGCGCGCGTCGAGCACGATGCGCTCGACCTCCAGGCGCTGCGCGAAGCGCTGGAGATCCCGCAGTGGGACATCGCCGCACATTCCTGGGGCGGCGGCATCGCCCTGCTCGGCGCCGCGCACGACATCGCCGGCGTCCGCCGCGTCGTCACGTTCGATGCCGTCGGACCCACCTCGCGCTGGCTCGACGGCCTGCATGCCCGCGCGCTGGCCTTCCTGCTCTCGCGCGACCGCCGCACGGAGTACGAAGCGCTCGCCGTGCTCGATCCGACCGCGCTGCATCGTGACGACCCGGAGGCCCACGCGCACTACAGCCGCGCGCTATACCCGGCGTGGTTCTTCGACGAGTCGGCGATGCTCGCACCGCCCCCGCTATCCATCAGTGCCACCGGTGCCGCCGTCGCCGCGCGGTTGCGCCGCGAAGGCTACGACTGGCGCGACACGCTCGCGCGCATCCAGGCGCCCGTCCTGCTCATCCACGGCGAGCAGGATTGCGTCCCCGTCGAGGAAGCCGAGGCGCTCGCGAAGGTCATCACGCGCGCCCACGTGTTGCGCGTGCCGCAGTGCGGCCACATGCCGTTCTTCGAATGGCCGGCGATGGTCTTCGAAGCCGCGCTGCGGTTCTTGCGCGCATGAGGCCCATCATCGCCGTCCTCGCGCTCGTCGCCTGCAGCGGCTCCGATACCGCGCCGCGCGCGCGGCACATCGTCGTCGAGGAGGACGCGCCCGCCGCGCTCAGCGCATCGGGCGAACTCGAAGCTTCCGGCTCCCCCGCCCCCGAGCGCGATCCCGTCGCGATCGCCGCGGCGCTCGACCTGCGTGCGCCGGATACCTACCTGCCCGAGCTGCTCGAGATGCGCGACGGCTGGAGCTATCGCTGGCGTGACCGCTCGCTCGAACCGATGCGCGTGTGGATCGAACCCTCGAGCCTCGGGGGCTACACGCCGGACTTCGCGCGTGAAGTCGAGGCCGCGTTCGAAGCTTGGGCGCGCATCGGCCTGCCCTTCGTGTTCACGTTCGTCCGCGACTCCGCGCGCGCGGAGGTGCACGTCACGTGGGTGGAGCGCTTCGAGGGCCGCATGACCGGCCGTACGATGTGGCGGCACGACGAGCATGGTTGGATCACCGCCGGCTCCATCCAGCTCTCGCTGCAGTTGCCCGACGGCCGCCCCGTCGTGCGCGAAGGCGTCCGCGCCGTCGCGCTGCACGAAGTGGGGCATCTCATCGGCCTCGACCATCCCGAGGACGCCACGAGCGTGATGTCGGCGCAGGTATTCGTCACGGACATGAGCGAGGCGGACCGCCGCACGGCCCGCCTCGTCTACGACCTGCCGCCCGGGCGCATCCGGCCCTGAGCAGACGCCGCGCCTATTCCCGCGGCGCGTCTCCACGCTTGAAGACCACCGTGCGCGTGTCGCGCGCACGGATCACCCGCAGCCGCGTCTCGTCGCGATCGTCCAGCGACAGCATGCGCACCACCACCAGCGGGGACGTCGCGGTATTCCCGTCGACGGAGAGGATGACGTCACCGCTCTTGAGCCCCGCCGCGGCAGCGGCTGACCCGGGGGCCACTTCGTTCACGAGCACCCCCTCGGTGCCGCTGCGGAGCCCGAGCACGTTGCGCCAGTCATCGTCGAGCTGCCGCAGCTGCGCGCCATTGTAGTAGGCGAACTCGCTCGTCGCGCCGCGCGTGTAGCCGAACACATACACCCCCGGCGTGGCCGGAGCGGCCGGCGGCACGGGCGGCGTGGGCGCCGCGGTCGCCGTCGGCGCGTTCGGCGCGGCGGGCGGCGGCGGCGGCGGGTTCGGCGAGCGCACGAGCGCCGTGCGCGGCGTCGGCAGCACCGTCACCACGCGGTTGCCCTGGCCGTCGGAGGTATCGCGCACCCACACGCGGGCGATCGTCCCCATGCGCAGCGGCTGCATCACGCGCTCATACTCCGGGCACGCCGGATCCATCCGCGGCGTCCCCTGCCCCACCACCACGGGCACCTCGCGCTCCAATCCATCGCGCTGGATGCGCACGACGATACGGCGCCCCGGCTCCAGCAGATCACCGAGCCGCGGCATGCCGTTGGAGAAATCGCGGCCGGCGATGCTGATCAACCGGTCCCCGGCCTGCAGGCCCGCCGTCGCCGCCGGCGAGCCGGGCTCGACGCTCGCGATGTTCGCCACCGAGCGCGCCACGCGCCCATCCCGCATGTCCAAGTCGTTGTCGATCGTCACGCCCAGATGCCCACGTGGCGGCGCGATGCGCTGCTCCAGGCAGCGCGACTCGATCACGCTCATCACGGCGAACGCCTCGCGCGCGGTACGCGCCAACTGCTGCTCGATGTTACGCCGCGTGCCCGCCTCCGATTCCGGCGTGGCGGCCAGCTCGCGCAGTAGCCGCGCCTCTCGGGCCCGCAGCTCGTTCACGAGCCGCAGCATCTCCTCCGCGTTGGCGTCAGCCGCACGCGTCCGCGCCATCGCCGGCGACGTGGCGCTCACCGACGTTTGCTGCGCGAACGCCGGCGTCGCGACCAGCGCCAGCACCGCCGTCGCCCGAAGACCGATCGCGCGCATCAGTAGCGCTCCAACCGGCGCGTGTCCGGCATCGACGCGCCGAGTTCGCGCAGCGTCGCCTCGCGCGCACCCAGCGTGGTGAGATAGTACTGGTTCAGCATCGGATCCTGCGGTGCGCGATACAGCGCGGCTCGCGTCAGCGCGGCGATCTCGTCGAGCGCGGCGAGGCGCGCCTCGTAGGTCTCGCGATTGAGTCCGATGAACCGCGACGTCGTGTCCTGCGACGCGAGGAACGCCGCTGCCGATTGGTACTGTTGCTGCGCCACGGTCAGCGCCCGCACGGCGTCGTCCGGCGAGCGATAGCTGGCCACCGGCGCCGCCGCGGCGATCGAGGTCGGATCGAAGCCCGGCAGCTCGGGTGCCGTCATGCGGCCCACGGCCCCACCGCCGACGGTCAACGCGAGACCCGCCGCGATGCGCATCGCCCACACCTGTAGCGTCGGCTTGCGACGGTCCAGCGCGATGACACGCGGATCCTCCTGCACGCGCGCGCCAGCGCCGGCGGGCGGCGCATCCACGATCAGCCCGGCCGCGCGCAGCTGCGGACCCAGTTGCGACCAGGCCGTGAGCGGCTCGTTGGGGACGGGTGCCATCGCCGACATCCGCGCGAGACGACGGTACGCCGCCACCTCGGCCCGGCAATCCCAGCAGCCGGCCAAGTGCGTCGCTTCGTCGGGGGTCGGCGTCTCGTCCGCAATCGCGGCGAGACGGTCAATCGAGAGGTGTGACATAGTTCCGGTCCTGCGCCGGCGAGGAGACGTCTACGAGATGCGCGAGCAGCCGGCGGAGCTTCGCGCGCGCCTTGAACAGTTGAGACTTCGACCCGCCCGAGGTGATGCCCAGCTCCTGCGCGATCTCCTCGTGCGTGTAGCCCTCGATGTCGTGCAGCACGAACACCGCGCGCGCACCGGGGGACAGCTTCTGGACGGCTTCGTC is a window from the Pseudogemmatithrix spongiicola genome containing:
- a CDS encoding alpha/beta fold hydrolase; protein product: MPPSAAEPPSAKDRLAEWRRSRPRTPALQRRTVRARGLDFAVRMSPPVAGEVPLVAVNGGMIYGHELLWPTFAPFAEYRQVILYDQRGRGASAAPPGARAARVEHDALDLQALREALEIPQWDIAAHSWGGGIALLGAAHDIAGVRRVVTFDAVGPTSRWLDGLHARALAFLLSRDRRTEYEALAVLDPTALHRDDPEAHAHYSRALYPAWFFDESAMLAPPPLSISATGAAVAARLRREGYDWRDTLARIQAPVLLIHGEQDCVPVEEAEALAKVITRAHVLRVPQCGHMPFFEWPAMVFEAALRFLRA
- a CDS encoding PDZ domain-containing protein — its product is MRAIGLRATAVLALVATPAFAQQTSVSATSPAMARTRAADANAEEMLRLVNELRAREARLLRELAATPESEAGTRRNIEQQLARTAREAFAVMSVIESRCLEQRIAPPRGHLGVTIDNDLDMRDGRVARSVANIASVEPGSPAATAGLQAGDRLISIAGRDFSNGMPRLGDLLEPGRRIVVRIQRDGLEREVPVVVGQGTPRMDPACPEYERVMQPLRMGTIARVWVRDTSDGQGNRVVTVLPTPRTALVRSPNPPPPPPAAPNAPTATAAPTPPVPPAAPATPGVYVFGYTRGATSEFAYYNGAQLRQLDDDWRNVLGLRSGTEGVLVNEVAPGSAAAAAGLKSGDVILSVDGNTATSPLVVVRMLSLDDRDETRLRVIRARDTRTVVFKRGDAPRE
- a CDS encoding cupredoxin domain-containing protein, which gives rise to MSATDWTVILAAVLAIAAVNWWFFVAGQSPAAAVVAESGGPAEVVITVDGGYSPAVVQVRKGERVRLVFDRKDTSSCSEEVVIPAFDVRQFLPSGERTVIEIQPTEAGRFPFTCGMSMLRGSIIVDG
- a CDS encoding heavy metal translocating P-type ATPase, with product MANHTIARIPVTGMTCAACQARVQKTLEKQPGVTEASVNLMMGTATVTYDPAAVQPAALVSAIEQTGYGAELPKPERSAFEEQEARDKATAEEFQELKWKAIASGVVGALAMAVMPWMHQMMWITWPLLVVTALVMATAGRHFYVRAWKAFTHHSADMNTLVALGTGAAFLYSVIATVAPGFFLSRGVSADVYYEAVILIIAFILTGNAFEARAKRNTATALRALVQLQPKTARVLRNLVEQDIPIEDVVAGDLVVVRPGERIPVDGVVHKGESAVDESMLTGESLPVAKKPGDTVIGGTINRTGAFRLKATTLGEASVLAQIVKLMRDAQGSRAPIQALADRISSVFVPIVISIAIATFATWAIVASDASFVKGFAAAVTVLIIACPCAMGLAVPTAVMVATGKGAELGVLIKGGEALQRAGDVRTIVLDKTGTVTEGKPTVTDLIAVTSGDEQPLLGQVAALEAMSEHPLADAIVRAAKERGAVMGTAEGFASVTGKGVTGVVDGAALAVGNAALMADYAIDVTPLEADAARLADAGRTPMFVARDGALAGLLAVADPIKDTSRTAIQRMHALGLEVVMLTGDTERTAKAIAKEAGIERVVASVLPEGKVAEVKRLQAEGKVVAMVGDGINDAPALAQADVGMAIGTGTDIAAEAADVVLMRGDLRAAAHAVELSRRTMATMKQNLFWAFIYNVIGIPVAAGVLFPAFGLLLTPVMASAAMAFSSVSVVTNSLRLRSARIA
- a CDS encoding heavy-metal-associated domain-containing protein, with the translated sequence MTTKTLEIGGMTCGHCLRMVKQAMDGLAGVTLDDLRIGKATVTFDETQVSVDAIAEAVRDAGYDVRSTQ
- a CDS encoding matrixin family metalloprotease, translating into MRPIIAVLALVACSGSDTAPRARHIVVEEDAPAALSASGELEASGSPAPERDPVAIAAALDLRAPDTYLPELLEMRDGWSYRWRDRSLEPMRVWIEPSSLGGYTPDFAREVEAAFEAWARIGLPFVFTFVRDSARAEVHVTWVERFEGRMTGRTMWRHDEHGWITAGSIQLSLQLPDGRPVVREGVRAVALHEVGHLIGLDHPEDATSVMSAQVFVTDMSEADRRTARLVYDLPPGRIRP